The DNA segment GGTCGCCTGGGTCTGCGGCTGGTGCCTGATCCTGGAGTACGGCGTCTCGGTCGCCGCCGTCGCCGTCGGCTGGGGCCAGTACCTCAACGAACTGCTCGACGGCACGCTCGGCATCACCATCCCGGACGCGCTGTCCCAGCCGCCCGGTGACGGTGGCGTCTTCAACCTGCCGGCCCTGCTGGTCGTGCTGCTGGCGATGGTCTTCCTGCTCGGCGGGGCCAAGGAGAGCGCCCGCGCCAACACGATCATGGTCGTCGTCAAGATCATCGCCCTGCTGCTGTTCTGTGGTGTGGCCGTGCAGGGCGTGCGCTCCGGCAACTACGCGAACTTCATGCCGATGGGCATGGCGGGCGTCAGCGCCGCCGGCGCCACCCTGTTCTTCTCGTACATCGGATTCGACGCCGCCTCCACCGCGGGCGAGGAGGCCAAGAACCCGCAGCGCGACATGCCGCGCGCGATCATGCTCTCGCTGGTGATCGTCACCGCGCTGTACTGCCTGGTCGCGGCCATCGCCGTGGGCGCGATGCCCTGGCAGAAGTTCGAGGGCTCGGAGGCCGCGCTCGCCGGGATCATGAAGAGCGTCAGCGGCCAGAGCTTCTGGGCCGTGCTGCTCGCCTTCGGCGCGGTCATCGCCATCGCCAGCGTCGTGCTGACCGTGCTCTACGGCCAGACCCGCATCCTCTTCGCGATGTCCCGGGACGGGCTGGTGCCCAAGGTGTTCGCCAAGGTGCACCCGAAGAGCGGTGCGCCCCGCGCCAACACCGTGATCGTCTCGCTGTTCTGCGGGATCCTCGCCGCCGCGGTGCCGCTCGGCCAGCTGGCCGACGCCACCAGCATCGGCACGCTGTTCGCCTTCGCACTGGTCAACATCGCCGTGATCGTGCTGCGCCGCACCCGGCCCGATATGCCGCGCAGCTTCCGCACCCCGCTCTCGCCGCTCTTCCCGGCGATCGGCTTCCTGCTGTGCCTCTACATGATGGGCAGCCTCGGCGCCGTGACCTGGGTGGTCTTCGGTGTCTGGATGGTCGTGGGCCTTGTGGTCTACTTCGGTTACGGCTTGCGCCGCTCCCGATTGGCCACCGCAGAGAAGTGATCCACCCGCAGTGCGACTGAACGATCTCGACGAACGCATCGTCCACGCCCTCGCCGAGGACGCCCGCCGCAGCTATGCCGACATCGGCCAGGAGGTCGGGCTCTCCGCGCCGGCCGTCAAGCGCCGGGTGGACCGGCTGCGGGCCGACGGCGCGATCACCGGTTTCACGGTCCGCGTCGACCCGGCCGCGCTCGGCTGGGAGACCGAGGGCTTCATCGAGATCTACTGCCGCCGCAACACCTCGCCCGAGGCGATCCACCGCGGCCTGTCGCGCTACCCGGAAGTGGCGTCCGCCTCCACCGTCACCGGTGAGGCGGACGCCGTCGTCCAGGTCTTCGCCTCCGACATGCGGCACTTCGAGCGGGTCCTGGAGCGGATCGCGGGCGAACCGTTCGTGGAGCGGACCAAGTCCGTCCTGGTGCTCTCCCCGCTGCTGCGGCGGTTCAGCTCGGGGGCGCCGGGCTAGCCAGGGGGTGCCGCGGCCCCGGTGACCATCATGGCCACGGCCGCGCCGGCCCCCCGCGAAGGGCCCCGCGGGCCGGGATCCGCACCGATCGGCAGGCCACCCCGGAACAGGGCGCAACGAATCACCGCACAGTCGTGTGAACGCGCAATGAATCGTCCATCGGCGCGCAATGGTGGCGCCTTGTCCGGGATCGTCGGCGGACCGTACCGTCAATGCGTCCACCCGCACCGTCCTCGCCGAGGGGTCCCATGACGTCGCTGCACACC comes from the Streptomyces angustmyceticus genome and includes:
- a CDS encoding amino acid permease, translated to MLEYGASPPAGDSDPRPPSPGGLGTRLMRRKPVERLVAEGGKGEGGTLRRSMGLWQLTMISIGATLGTGIFVVLGEAVPDAGPAVIISFVIAGVTALFSALSYAELAGTIPVSGSSYSYAYATLGELVAWVCGWCLILEYGVSVAAVAVGWGQYLNELLDGTLGITIPDALSQPPGDGGVFNLPALLVVLLAMVFLLGGAKESARANTIMVVVKIIALLLFCGVAVQGVRSGNYANFMPMGMAGVSAAGATLFFSYIGFDAASTAGEEAKNPQRDMPRAIMLSLVIVTALYCLVAAIAVGAMPWQKFEGSEAALAGIMKSVSGQSFWAVLLAFGAVIAIASVVLTVLYGQTRILFAMSRDGLVPKVFAKVHPKSGAPRANTVIVSLFCGILAAAVPLGQLADATSIGTLFAFALVNIAVIVLRRTRPDMPRSFRTPLSPLFPAIGFLLCLYMMGSLGAVTWVVFGVWMVVGLVVYFGYGLRRSRLATAEK
- a CDS encoding Lrp/AsnC family transcriptional regulator — protein: MRLNDLDERIVHALAEDARRSYADIGQEVGLSAPAVKRRVDRLRADGAITGFTVRVDPAALGWETEGFIEIYCRRNTSPEAIHRGLSRYPEVASASTVTGEADAVVQVFASDMRHFERVLERIAGEPFVERTKSVLVLSPLLRRFSSGAPG